The window GGAAAAATTGCCAGATATTCCGCACCTGGCGAATCATGTCCAGGTCAAGCTCAGCCGTGACCAACTGGTCGCGGTCACGGCTCGCTTCGGCCACCAGTTGACCGCGCGGATCACAAAAGTAACTAGTGCCATAAAACTCGCCAATGCGCCATGGGTCTTCGTAGCCCACGCGATTGATGGCGCCGACAAAGTAAGCATTGGCCACCGCATGAGCCGGCTGTTCCAATTTCCATAAGTATTCGGACAAACCGGCAACGGTGGCCGACGGATTGAACACGATCTCCGCGCCGTTCAGCCCCAGCGCGCGAGCGCCTTCAGGGAAGTGCCGGTCATAGCAGATGTAGACACCCACATGCGCGTACTTCGTCTTGAAGACCGGGTAGCCCAGATTACCCGGACGGAAATAGAACTTCTCCCAAAAGCCCGGCGCGCAGTGCGGGATATGATTCTTGCGGTACTTGCCCAGGTACGTCCCATCGGCGTCAATCACTGCCGCCGTGTTGTAGTAAACGCCCGTGATCTCCTCTTCATAAATCGGTACGATGATGGCCATCTGATACTTTCTGGCCAGCTCTTGCATCAGCCGCGTCGTCGGTCCGTCGGGAATGTGTTCAACCATCTCGTACCACCGCGGCGTCTGCTCAGCGCAGAAATACGGTCCATTGAACAGCTCCTGCAAGCAGAGAATCTGCACGCCTTCGCGGCCCGCTTGCTCGATCAGTTTCAGATGTCGTTCGACGCTGGCCTGTTTGATGGTTTCGACCGACTCCGCCGTCGAACACGCCAGCGAGGTTTGAATCAATCCGCATTTGACAATCCTGGGCATGAATGATGACTCCTCACTCTAAGATTTTGCTTGCGCTCGACCGCGCATCAGCGCCCAGTATAGCATAAAGCTCAGGGCGAACGTGACAAACCAACCATAGGTGTAAAGCTGATCGAACAGGCTCGGTGACTGAGCCAGCGCCGACGGACTCAACCAGGCGTAGCGCAACATGCCAGGCAACACCGGCGCAACGGCCACAAGAAAGACAACGACAGCGCGCCAGTTGACGCCGTTGCCATAGCGATAAACGCCATCAATATCGAACAGTGCCTGCAAGGAAAGCTGCCGTCGCCGAATGACCCAATAGTCACAAATCAGAATGCCGCCCAGCGCGCCCATCAAACTTGAATAGCCGATCAACCAACGGAAGATGTAGGCATCGGCGCTCTCCATCAATTTCCAGGGCATCATCACGAGCGCAAAAGTCGCGGTGATCAAACTGCCGGTGAGAAATGAAATGGCTCTGGGATTGAGGTTGGAAAACCCTGTCGCCGGAGCCACCACATTGGCAGCCATGTTGGTGGTGATCTGAGCCACCATGATGACCAGCATGGAAAAAACAATCACCGCCGGGCTGCCGATCATGCTGACCAACTTGACCGGGTCCCAAATCGGCTGACCGAACACAACCACCGTGGCGCTGGTCACCGCCACGCCCAAGAATGAGAACGCGAACATCGTGGTCGGCAATCCCAAGGCTTGGCCGAGTATCTGCGAGCGCTGACTGCTGGCATACCGCGTGAAGTCAGGAATGTTCAAA is drawn from Blastocatellia bacterium and contains these coding sequences:
- a CDS encoding acyltransferase, encoding MPRIVKCGLIQTSLACSTAESVETIKQASVERHLKLIEQAGREGVQILCLQELFNGPYFCAEQTPRWYEMVEHIPDGPTTRLMQELARKYQMAIIVPIYEEEITGVYYNTAAVIDADGTYLGKYRKNHIPHCAPGFWEKFYFRPGNLGYPVFKTKYAHVGVYICYDRHFPEGARALGLNGAEIVFNPSATVAGLSEYLWKLEQPAHAVANAYFVGAINRVGYEDPWRIGEFYGTSYFCDPRGQLVAEASRDRDQLVTAELDLDMIRQVRNIWQFFRDRRPETYDELVKI